One Ranitomeya imitator isolate aRanImi1 chromosome 1, aRanImi1.pri, whole genome shotgun sequence DNA window includes the following coding sequences:
- the LOC138645222 gene encoding heterogeneous nuclear ribonucleoprotein A3 homolog 2-like, with protein sequence MMRVMMVEMMVVIVMIMEMVVMMVVMIMETDGFGDGDDYGDSGGGVNYGDDDDDYGDGGGGNDYGDGGDGEDYGDGHGGDYGDGGDDYGDCGSNDYGDDGDDYGDGDDYGDGDDFGDDGGDDDYGDRGGDYGDGGGGGDDYGDDGGGDDYGDGGGDYGDGGDDYGDDGGGDDYDIDGGDRIGDFPPYYLEALV encoded by the coding sequence ATGATGAGGGTGATGATGGTGGAGATGATGGTGGTGATTGTGATGATTATGgagatggtggtgatgatggtggtgatgattatGGAGACTGATGGTTTTGGAGATGGTGATGATTATGGAGATAGTGGTGGTGGTGTTAATTatggagatgatgatgatgattatggAGATGGTGGTGGTGGTAATGATTATGGAGATGGTGGTGATGGTGAGGATTATGGAGATGGACATGGTGGCGATTATGGAGATGGTGGTGATGATTATGGAGATTGTGGTAGTAATGATTATGGAGATGATGGTGATGATTATGGAGATGGTGATGATTATGGAGATGGTGATGATTTTggagatgatggtggtgatgatgattaTGGAGATCGTGGTGGTGATTATggagatggtggtggtggtggtgatgattatggagatgatggtggtggtgatgattaTGGAGATGGTGGTGGTGATTATGGAGATGGTGGTGATGATTATggagatgatggtggtggtgatgattaTGATATCGATGGTGGTGACAGAATTGGTGATTTCCCGCCATATTACTTGGAAGCTCTTGTGTGA